Proteins co-encoded in one Nonlabens agnitus genomic window:
- a CDS encoding IS110 family RNA-guided transposase translates to MDKYTEVFGVDISKDHFDVFSERYGHERFSNNDDGFHRFLEGLYDTDLVVMEATGYYHVLLLEFLNGFGVPSSLLNPLSVKRFIQMRLKRVKTDKSDAEMIRSYGLQEKVAIYQNKSVESKAMLQTCSMLEVYLKQRTMLKNKLHGEKTLGEPSEVLVKSLQCSITHMDQQIQVLENELADLVKMLYGNQKAHLCSIPGIGDRTAIYLLALTDGFSRFQTASQLISYAGMSPVIRESGSSVRGRSRISKMGNRRLRNLMFMCAFNACKHNPGCKAMYERITAKGKSKKLALIAVGNKLLRQAFAIGKSGLPFDPAYVSRVA, encoded by the coding sequence ATGGATAAATATACAGAAGTCTTTGGAGTAGACATCAGCAAGGACCACTTTGATGTCTTTAGTGAGCGTTATGGACATGAACGTTTCAGTAACAACGATGATGGGTTCCATAGGTTTCTGGAGGGTCTGTACGATACGGACCTGGTGGTCATGGAGGCAACGGGATATTACCACGTTTTGTTACTTGAGTTCCTGAATGGTTTTGGAGTACCGTCATCCCTTCTCAATCCTCTGTCGGTAAAGCGTTTTATCCAGATGAGATTGAAGCGTGTAAAGACGGACAAGAGCGATGCAGAGATGATACGCAGCTATGGCCTACAGGAAAAGGTCGCCATTTATCAGAATAAGAGTGTGGAATCCAAAGCAATGCTTCAGACCTGTAGTATGCTGGAGGTGTACCTGAAGCAGCGTACGATGCTGAAGAATAAGCTACACGGTGAGAAGACCCTTGGTGAGCCATCCGAGGTATTGGTCAAGAGCCTACAGTGCAGCATTACGCATATGGATCAACAGATACAAGTGCTGGAAAACGAATTGGCAGATCTGGTCAAGATGCTCTACGGCAATCAAAAGGCCCATCTGTGCAGCATCCCTGGAATAGGAGACCGCACGGCTATCTATCTTTTGGCACTGACCGATGGCTTTTCCCGTTTTCAAACGGCCTCACAGCTCATCAGCTATGCCGGGATGAGTCCGGTGATACGTGAATCGGGCAGTAGCGTGAGAGGTCGCAGCAGGATCAGCAAGATGGGCAACAGGAGGCTGCGCAATTTGATGTTCATGTGCGCCTTTAACGCCTGTAAGCACAATCCAGGATGCAAGGCAATGTATGAGCGCATCACGGCAAAGGGCAAGAGCAAGAAACTGGCTTTGATAGCTGTTGGGAACAAACTGCTCAGACAGGCCTTTGCGATAGGTAAGAGTGGCCTGCCTTTCGATCCGGCATACGTGAGTCGAGTAGCCTAA